One segment of Ziziphus jujuba cultivar Dongzao chromosome 12, ASM3175591v1 DNA contains the following:
- the LOC125418549 gene encoding uncharacterized protein LOC125418549, giving the protein MESPASNSPRMRLDHLRKEGSGETHSRVFELEPCDHDNWSNPRFGSMNALEILRETVRILRYNSSGFMAIAALLICPVSAVLLSNVLVDLSLVKRLTIRLLLVSKSSGLPLRPFIKQSCQKFAEMAISSATCFPLFITLSLLSKAAIVYTVDCSYSRKKFDTSKFYGIICKIWWRLVSTYLWVCMVIVGCITFFFLVLAAVCNSFAIIGFSPNLVVYAAMTVGLVFSVVFANAIIICNIAIVISVLEDVSGPEALLRSGALIKGQTHVGLLMYLGSTIGMAFVEGLFEHRVTTLSYGDGSSRVWEGPLLVIMYSFIVLIDSMMSAVFYYSCRYSTMESSDGEECQSILESVVVSPQAMDVQ; this is encoded by the coding sequence ATGGAATCGCCCGCTTCGAATTCTCCGAGAATGAGATTGGATCATTTGAGAAAAGAGGGATCAGGAGAAACCCATTCTCGAGTATTCGAGCTTGAACCTTGTGACCATGATAATTGGTCTAATCCTAGATTTGGGTCCATGAACGCATTAGAGATCCTGAGGGAAACAGTGAGGATTCTTCGGTATAATTCATCGGGGTTTATGGCGATTGCAGCTTTGCTAATTTGCCCTGTATCGGCCGTGCTTTTGTCTAACGTTTTAGTTGATCTTTCACTTGTGAAGAGACTCACTATAAGACTTCTGTTAGTTTCCAAGTCCAGCGGACTCCCTTTGAGGCCTTTTATCAAACAGTCGTGTCAGAAGTTTGCGGAAATGGCCATTTCGTCGGCTACTTGCTTCCCTTTATTCATTACGCTTTCGTTGCTATCAAAAGCTGCGATTGTTTACACAGTAGATTGTAGTTATTCAAGGAAGAAATTTGATACATCAAAGTTTTATGGAATTATTTGCAAAATTTGGTGGCGGCTTGTTTCCACGTATCTTTGGGTTTGTATGGTGATTGTTGGTTGCATCaccttcttctttcttgttcTTGCTGCTGTATGTAATTCATTTGCCATCATTGGGTTTTCACCTAATCTCGTAGTTTATGCTGCAATGACTGTTGGGCTAGTCTTCTCTGTAGTTTTTGCAAATGCCATTATTATTTGCAATATTGCAATTGTAATCTCTGTATTGGAGGATGTCTCAGGACCAGAGGCATTGTTAAGGTCTGGTGCTTTAATCAAAGGCCAGACCCATGTGGGCCTTCTGATGTATCTGGGATCGACCATTGGAATGGCGTTTGTGGAGGGATTGTTTGAGCATAGAGTGACGACATTGAGCTATGGAGATGGGTCTTCTCGTGTATGGGAAGGGCCTCTTTTGGTGATCATGTATTCATTTATAGTGCTGATTGATTCCATGATGAGTGCCGTTTTCTATTATAGTTGCAGATATTCAACCATGGAAAGTTCAGATGGTGAAGAATGTCAGTCAATCTTAGAAAGTGTAGTTGTTTCTCCTCAAGCAATGGATGTTCAATAA